The following nucleotide sequence is from Chloroherpetonaceae bacterium.
GATTCATTTGCAGCGACGCAAACCAGCTAATGTAGCGCTGCATCGCAGGAATCAGCTGCGTTTGATTGGTTGGATTGGTCGGAAACAGATAGCGGTGCAACCCTACGATAAAGTCAGCTGGGCTTTTGATATATGCGCCTCGATTTTGCACATCAAAAAAGTGCTGACTGGCAAAGAGCGCACGTAGCACGGGGCGCATTTCATAGTTGTTCTGACGCAGAATTTGCGCCAGTGGTTCAATGACATTGCGCTCTACATTTTGGTCGATTACATAGTAGACAAACCACCGATACAGTTTGCGCACGATAAAGCGCGCCGTTTCAGCCTGCCGGAAAATCATATCCAGCAAATCATTCAGTTCGTCTAAGCCTGCACTCGGTGAATTGCGCCCACGAATGACTGTATTCTGAAAGGCTGCTGAAAATTGCTTATCGCCTGTATCATGGCGTTGGATATCGAAGACCACGCTAATTGGCACAGTTGTCGAGCGGTAGCCCACATCGCGCCAGCCTGTCAGCACACGCGATGCTGCGGCTACGTCTTGCTCTGTGTAGTGGGTATAATTCCCCTGTGCCAGTTCAGGACCTTTGCCAATCGTGAACAGCTCAAAGAGTTCACGTGCGTAGTTCTGGTTTGGTCTGCCAACGACATTCACATTTCCATTCAGATACCGCAGCATTGCTGGGTCAAGCGTAACCTCGCGCGTAAGTGTCTTAAAATTGCCTAGTGCAAAGCGTCTGAACAGCGCATTTTGTCGATAGAGGTAACGTGCGTCGCCATTTGCCGCCCTATCTGAGACAAAATGATTGTGCCAAAAGAGCGTCATTTTCTCAATAAGTGAAATTGGCTGATTTACCATCAAGCCAATCCACCATGCGCGTAGGTAGGTGTAGTAGCGACTATCGGCGGTTTGGTCGCTATTGAAGAGTTTATCGTGCCATGTCTCACCTGTGGTAATGTCAATTGGTGGTTCAGGGTCTGGGCGCGCTTGCAAAAGCTGGTCTAAGGTGGCACTTAGTCCCTGTTCAACTGCTTGACGAATCTGGGCTTGCGTAGCACCAAACATTGCTCGGCGCAAAAGATGGGCAGCGGTCTGCTCATTCCACACGCCTGTGTATGGTGCAATGCCGCTGGCTGGTCTCGGTCTTGCCGCCACTTCCGTGCTCTCATCTGTGGCTGATGATGCTGGTACAGTTGCCGTTGTTGCCTTAGGCTGAGTTAGAGAAGCAGGGACAAGCGACTGAAAAAACTGGCGACGGTTCATTGCTTTCGCTTTTTTGGCGTCGAAAAATTGTTTCTCTGTTTTTTTCCCTCCTCTGTTGCTGCTGGTAGCTCTGACACCTACTAAGCCGAGAAGGTTTAATCTTTTCTAAGTTACGAAAATCAAATAAGTTTGCGTAGAGTGCAATTAAGCCAATTCACCGATGCTTAAAACACCTTTTCTCACAGGCTTTTTTCTCACTCTTGCGTTAGGGTTCAGTTCCTC
It contains:
- a CDS encoding DUF1800 domain-containing protein; this encodes MNRRQFFQSLVPASLTQPKATTATVPASSATDESTEVAARPRPASGIAPYTGVWNEQTAAHLLRRAMFGATQAQIRQAVEQGLSATLDQLLQARPDPEPPIDITTGETWHDKLFNSDQTADSRYYTYLRAWWIGLMVNQPISLIEKMTLFWHNHFVSDRAANGDARYLYRQNALFRRFALGNFKTLTREVTLDPAMLRYLNGNVNVVGRPNQNYARELFELFTIGKGPELAQGNYTHYTEQDVAAASRVLTGWRDVGYRSTTVPISVVFDIQRHDTGDKQFSAAFQNTVIRGRNSPSAGLDELNDLLDMIFRQAETARFIVRKLYRWFVYYVIDQNVERNVIEPLAQILRQNNYEMRPVLRALFASQHFFDVQNRGAYIKSPADFIVGLHRYLFPTNPTNQTQLIPAMQRYISWFASLQMNLMQHPTVAGWEAYYQEPSYHQLWISSATLPTRNSYADTLVSSSNLNRIALVQSLPNPADPYQMVRDLSRQIFAVELSMSQINYLVENVLMPGVPYYEWTEQWNDFMRNQSDANRRRAVDMRVQNLLRYLFRMAEYQLA